The nucleotide sequence TTGTTTCGCATCGCTTGCGGACCGCGCAACGACGATTATCATTGGACGCAAGTGCTGATGGAAAAAGCCGGGCAGGAACAGACATTCGGCGGACGTTACATGGACGGTCTCGCGCTGCACTATTACACCTCCGTTAAACGATTGCCCGATGGATCGCGCGTCGGCTCTGCAACCCAGTTCGACGAAGCCGAGTGGATCGAGATCATTTCCAAGGGTCTCTTCATGGATGAACTGGTGCGCCGGCACGCGACGATCATGGACAAGTACGATCCGGGGAAAAAAGTGGCGTTGATCGTTGACGAGTGGGGCACCTGGTTCGCCGCCGAGCCGGGCACACATCCGCGTTTCCTGTATCAGCAAAATACGATGCGCGATGCGATCGTCGCGGCGACGACGTTCGACATTTTCAACAAGTACTGCGACCGCGTGCGGATGGCAAACATCGCGCAGACGATCAATGTGCTCCAGGCAATGATCCTCACGCAAAAAGAAAAGATGTTGCTCACGCCGAGTTACCACGTGTTCGAAATGTACTCCGTGCATCAAGACGCGACGATGGTGCCGGTGGACGTGCAGAGCGAAACCTACGAACACGCCGGCTATGCGGTGCCCGCCGTGTCGGTTTCGGCATCCGTGGATGCGAACGGCAAATTGCGCATCACGTTGAGTAACGCCAATCCGCACAAAGACATTGCGGTGAATGCGTTCGTGCGCGGGATGAAGGCGAACCAGGCGCAAGGTCGTGTCCTGCAAGCCGGCGCGATGAACGCGCACAACACGTTCGAAAAACCGAACGAGGTGAGACCCAAGGAATTTAACGACGCGAAAGTTTCGAGCGATGGGCTGGAAATTTCGGTGCCGCGCATGTCGGTTGTGGGGCTTGAGGTGACGTAGACCACTGTCACAGCAGAAAAGAAACCAGGGCAGCCGACCAAGTGTCGGTTGTCCCTTTTGTGCGCCCGTTCGATAGGAATTTTACAAAGGAGACGATTGCCCGATGCAAGTAGCCGAAGTCGTAGTAAAAATTCTGGAGAGCGAAGGGATTCGCGCGGCGTTTGGCATTCCCGGCGCGGCGATCAATCCCGTGTACGAACACCTGGGCGAATCGAAACAAATCCGGCATTTTTTGGCGCGGCACGAAGAAGGCGCGGTCCATGCCGCCGATGGATACTTTCGCGCGTGCGGTCAAATGGCGCTCGCGATTTGCACCTCGGGTCCCGGCGCGACGAATTTCGTCACCGGGCTGTACACCGCGCAGATTGATTCGATTCCCTTGATCGCGATCACCGGGCAAAACGTGCGCGCGCAACTGGGCAAGGAAGCGTTTCAGTGTGTGGACATCGCGCAGATCGCCAAGCCGGTGTGCAAGGCAACCTGGTGCATCACCGAAGCGTACCAAGTCCCCACGATTTTGCGCGAAGCATTCCGCGTCGCGAAAGAAGGGCGACCCGGTCCGGTGTTGATTGATCTCCCGCTCGACGTGCAATTGGCGGACATTGCGTACGATCCCCAAGCCGATGCGCCGCTGCCCATCGCGAAACCCGCGCCCGACCCAAAACAAATCGCCAAGGCAATCGAATTGTTGCTGTCCGCCGAAAAACCGATTCTCATTATGGGCGGCGGTGTACTCTTGGCTGGGACGTGCGAGCGTTTTATCGAGTTCGCGGAATTTCTTTCCTTGCCTGTCGTCACAACGTACATGGGCACGGGCGGTATTCCCGCCGATCATCCGTTGCATATCGGGCACATCGGCATCCAGGTTGGGACGCCGTTCGGCAACAAGTTCTTTCTCGAATCAGACCTGGTGCTGGGTATCGGTTGTCGCTTTGGCGACCGTCACACCGGCAAGCTCGACGTGTATACGCGCGGACGCAAATTCATTCACATCAACATCGAGCCGAATCACATCGGGCGCATCGTGCCGACGGAACTGGGCATCGTCGCGGATGCCGGGTTGGCGCTCGACGCGTTGCTCGCCGAAGCAAAAGCGCGCACTGGTTCGCGTCCGCCAACCGAACGCGTTAAGAATATTCCGGCGGATCGCGTGAAACTCGCGCGCAAAACCGATTACACGCAAACGCCGATCAAACCGCAACGCGTGTATCAAGCGATGAACGAGTATTTTGATTCGGGAACGTTGTTCAC is from Chloroflexota bacterium and encodes:
- a CDS encoding glyoxylate carboligase; the encoded protein is MQVAEVVVKILESEGIRAAFGIPGAAINPVYEHLGESKQIRHFLARHEEGAVHAADGYFRACGQMALAICTSGPGATNFVTGLYTAQIDSIPLIAITGQNVRAQLGKEAFQCVDIAQIAKPVCKATWCITEAYQVPTILREAFRVAKEGRPGPVLIDLPLDVQLADIAYDPQADAPLPIAKPAPDPKQIAKAIELLLSAEKPILIMGGGVLLAGTCERFIEFAEFLSLPVVTTYMGTGGIPADHPLHIGHIGIQVGTPFGNKFFLESDLVLGIGCRFGDRHTGKLDVYTRGRKFIHINIEPNHIGRIVPTELGIVADAGLALDALLAEAKARTGSRPPTERVKNIPADRVKLARKTDYTQTPIKPQRVYQAMNEYFDSGTLFTTGCGLTQIWSGQFQKIARPYTYLASGGAGTLGYDLPAAIGAKVARPDATVVAVVGDGGFGFTMEELAMACQYRVPVIVVIVNNGYLSLIRQNQRYAYEYEYAVDLTYDGRGIDFVRLAESFGAYAERVTQPDEIRAAFERAVKSGKPAVVDIIVERETDAAMGASLDAIREFA
- a CDS encoding alpha-N-arabinofuranosidase, which gives rise to MNEITLDVKIAKTKIDRNIYGHFSEHLGRCIYEGYWVGEDSAIPNVRGIRKDVVAALKKIKAPVMRWPGGCFADEYHWMDGIGPREKRPTMINTHWGGVVENNHFGTHEFMELCDQLGCEPYVCGNVGSGTVQEMSQWVEYMTFGGTSPMADLRRAHGRAEPWKLKYFGVGNENWGCGGRMTAEYYADEYRRYGLYARNYDDNKLFRIACGPRNDDYHWTQVLMEKAGQEQTFGGRYMDGLALHYYTSVKRLPDGSRVGSATQFDEAEWIEIISKGLFMDELVRRHATIMDKYDPGKKVALIVDEWGTWFAAEPGTHPRFLYQQNTMRDAIVAATTFDIFNKYCDRVRMANIAQTINVLQAMILTQKEKMLLTPSYHVFEMYSVHQDATMVPVDVQSETYEHAGYAVPAVSVSASVDANGKLRITLSNANPHKDIAVNAFVRGMKANQAQGRVLQAGAMNAHNTFEKPNEVRPKEFNDAKVSSDGLEISVPRMSVVGLEVT